The Amycolatopsis mongoliensis genome includes a window with the following:
- a CDS encoding C40 family peptidase: protein MTEHHTDQLVRHSLDTTNQFAQKLRHDPAAISGARDAHVALQTSVGRTRDTAADQRVNLASASSGSTTDRATATSQSLEKEVQDLLDESAEIEKAVAEAAESLHVGEIKNDQVRDRIIKEISAAMKALAAVKSIQPPESRAAVSRDILMKLQTKISQLTGQAATFSEQTINQLTDIGTRLGGGEQTTSASSASSTKVGSSFNSNSGYSGGGDSGGGGGGGGGGGGGGGTVHKPRLPVAIPPQPGSGVAINLPGGKQVMAPNETAAKAVRNALSQLGVPYVWGGTARGQGLDCSGLTMTSYQDAGLQLPRTAAQQTVGAEVPSIDQLLPGDLVVWSGHVAMVIGDGQMIEAGDPVQISKIRTTNAGQSFIGFYRPTG, encoded by the coding sequence GTGACCGAGCACCACACCGACCAGCTCGTCCGGCACAGCCTGGACACGACGAACCAGTTCGCGCAGAAGCTGCGCCACGACCCGGCCGCGATCAGCGGCGCGCGCGACGCGCACGTCGCGCTGCAGACGTCGGTGGGGCGGACCCGCGACACGGCGGCCGACCAGCGCGTCAACCTCGCCTCCGCCAGCTCAGGCTCGACGACCGACCGCGCCACCGCGACGTCGCAGAGCCTCGAGAAGGAGGTCCAGGACCTCCTCGACGAGAGCGCCGAGATCGAGAAGGCCGTCGCCGAGGCGGCCGAGAGCCTGCACGTCGGCGAGATCAAGAACGACCAGGTCCGCGACCGGATCATCAAGGAGATCTCGGCGGCGATGAAGGCGCTGGCGGCGGTCAAGTCGATCCAGCCGCCGGAGAGCCGCGCCGCGGTGTCGCGCGACATCCTGATGAAGCTGCAGACCAAGATCAGCCAGCTCACCGGCCAGGCCGCGACCTTCAGCGAGCAGACGATCAACCAGCTCACCGACATCGGCACGCGGCTCGGCGGCGGTGAGCAGACGACGTCGGCGAGCAGCGCGTCCTCGACGAAGGTGGGCTCGTCCTTCAACAGCAACAGCGGCTACTCCGGCGGTGGGGACTCCGGAGGCGGCGGCGGTGGGGGAGGCGGCGGTGGCGGGGGCGGCGGCACCGTGCACAAGCCGCGGCTGCCGGTCGCGATCCCGCCGCAGCCCGGCTCCGGCGTCGCGATCAACCTGCCCGGCGGCAAGCAGGTCATGGCGCCCAACGAAACCGCGGCGAAGGCCGTGCGCAACGCGCTTTCGCAGCTCGGCGTGCCCTACGTCTGGGGCGGGACGGCGCGCGGCCAGGGGCTGGACTGCAGCGGCCTGACCATGACGTCGTACCAGGACGCGGGCCTGCAGCTGCCGCGGACGGCGGCGCAGCAGACGGTCGGGGCCGAGGTGCCTTCGATCGACCAGCTGCTGCCGGGCGACCTGGTCGTCTGGTCCGGGCACGTGGCGATGGTGATCGGCGACGGCCAGATGATCGAGGCCGGCGACCCGGTGCAGATCAGCAAGATCCGCACCACGAACGCGGGACAGTCGTTCATCGGCTTCTACCGCCCGACGGGCTAG
- a CDS encoding MauE/DoxX family redox-associated membrane protein, with amino-acid sequence MVRPSQPVLDAVGTLARVGLAAVWLVSGALKLADPGQTLIAVKAYDVLPDALANVVAIALPLVELVLGLFLLAGLATRWVAGAALVLLLVLIAGIVQSWARGLSIDCGCFGGGGQVAAGQTEYPQEILRDSGFALLAVWLLARPWTRLSLDGWLARGRGNSTEPAHDYSGIAEGN; translated from the coding sequence GTGGTGCGACCGTCCCAACCCGTACTGGACGCCGTCGGCACGCTCGCCCGGGTCGGGCTGGCGGCCGTCTGGCTCGTTTCGGGTGCGCTCAAGCTGGCGGATCCGGGTCAGACGCTGATCGCGGTGAAGGCCTACGACGTGCTGCCCGACGCACTCGCCAACGTGGTGGCCATCGCGCTGCCGCTCGTCGAGCTCGTGCTCGGGCTGTTCCTGCTCGCCGGCCTGGCGACCCGGTGGGTGGCCGGTGCCGCGCTGGTGCTGCTGCTGGTGCTCATCGCCGGGATCGTCCAGTCGTGGGCGCGCGGGCTGAGCATCGACTGCGGCTGCTTCGGCGGCGGCGGCCAGGTGGCGGCGGGGCAGACCGAGTACCCGCAGGAGATCCTCCGCGACTCCGGCTTCGCGCTGCTGGCCGTCTGGCTGCTGGCGCGGCCGTGGACCCGGCTGTCGCTCGACGGCTGGCTCGCGCGGGGTCGCGGGAACTCCACCGAGCCCGCGCACGACTACTCGGGTATCGCGGAAGGGAACTGA
- a CDS encoding DsbA family protein, which translates to MAQARGASGDKRKWIIGIGAVVVVAALVIGGVIWTISDKNKTEGQIINPGQTTSSLAGDVTQKRDGVVVTVGKAGAKASIDVYADFLCPICGQFEKTYKTDVEQAINDGKLQVRYHMVPLLNDRSDPPGYSLDSANAALAAADAGKFLQFHDALFANQPEEGKRGYDKAQLIKLGQDVGITDPAFSQTVNAGTYDQQINAAFQQIENDPKLAQDFGNGQSGFGTPTVTANGKIVSWQDPGWLAKVTG; encoded by the coding sequence GTGGCCCAGGCCAGGGGCGCGTCCGGGGACAAGCGGAAGTGGATCATCGGGATCGGTGCCGTGGTCGTCGTGGCCGCGCTCGTGATCGGCGGCGTGATCTGGACGATCTCGGACAAGAACAAGACCGAGGGCCAGATCATCAACCCCGGCCAGACCACGAGCTCGCTGGCCGGCGACGTGACGCAGAAGCGCGACGGCGTCGTCGTCACCGTCGGCAAGGCGGGCGCGAAGGCCTCGATCGACGTCTACGCCGACTTCCTCTGCCCGATCTGCGGCCAGTTCGAGAAGACCTACAAGACCGACGTCGAGCAGGCGATCAACGACGGCAAGCTGCAGGTGCGCTACCACATGGTGCCGCTGCTCAACGACCGCTCGGACCCGCCCGGCTACTCGCTCGACTCGGCGAACGCGGCGCTGGCCGCCGCCGACGCCGGCAAGTTCCTCCAGTTCCACGACGCGCTGTTCGCGAACCAGCCTGAAGAGGGCAAGCGCGGCTACGACAAGGCCCAGCTGATCAAGCTCGGCCAGGACGTCGGCATCACCGACCCGGCGTTCTCCCAGACCGTCAACGCGGGCACGTACGACCAGCAGATCAACGCCGCTTTCCAGCAGATCGAGAACGACCCGAAGCTGGCGCAGGACTTCGGCAACGGGCAGAGCGGCTTCGGCACGCCGACGGTCACGGCGAACGGCAAGATCGTCAGCTGGCAGGACCCGGGCTGGCTCGCGAAGGTCACCGGCTGA